The genomic stretch CTCACTTCATACCCAAGGGGCACAGGCAAGGTTCCTGGCCACCAGGCCGATGGCCGTCCCCTCGCACCCTCCACCCCCGCTTCCCTTCTGGTCAGCTGTACCTTCCTCCTGGCCGGTTTGGCATTCTGTGCATTGCGTGGAGCCTGTTACGGTGAAGGGCAGTCAGAGCCTGTCCTTTCATGAGGGGAACATCAGGTGGGCTGAGGTGGCTAAGCCAATGGAGAACTCCAGATTGGTGCTCAGAATTAGGTAGTAGGGTGTAGTCGGTCTTCCTTAGGGTCCTCAGCCAGCAGGCTACCCTGTGGCATGCAGGGTGCCATCTGTTGGCAGGGTATCAGGCAGCCTTGCAGATGTTGGTGCGCTAGTGTGGTGGGTCCAGAGTGGATCTGACTGGACACTGACCAGTTACCTGTGGGCTTGGGCTGGGGCAGGGCGAAGTCCAGGCACTCTTCCTGAGACACGAAGGCTACCTGGGAGCCATTGGAGCGTTTTTAAAAGGAGCCGAGCAAGACAGTGAGTAGAGCCACTGCATTGAGTGGTGGCAGGCTGTGCAGGAAGTGCCCTGTGCCCCTGGTTGGGGCATCGGGTGGGAGAGTGGGGACCAGGGGTGGGGCAGCCCCTCAGAGTGTAAATAGACCAATGATTctgtcccttttcctcctctactTTCCCCTTTGGATCAAGGGCGAGGCTGACACGGTGACCAGCTTCTCGTTTTTCCAGATCCTAACCAATACAGCTGGGGTGAGAACTACGCAGCCAGCTCCGGGCTGATGAGCGCGTCGCCCGAGCTGTGCCCGACACAGCGGGCGAGGAGCGGCACAGTGAGTAGCAGGCCCTTCCTGCCCAGCCGTCTCCGCTGTGGCCTCTCACCACACAGGCTGGTTTTATGTGGATGACAAGTTAGACTTGAGGGCAGGAGGCAGCGAGGCATCCAGAGCTCTCAGGTGCCTGAGAGGCCTCGTGTCCTGTGCATAGGACCGAGCTGGCAGCTGCCGGCATGTTAACAGCAAAAGTGAAGAGTAGGCCTGGCCTTGGTCCAAGCTCACTGACAGCAGCTTTGTGTTTCTTGGGAAGTCTGCGCTCCCTGGAATGGTCTAGGCCCATTTCTCAAATCTCCACATAGGGTGAAATCCACTGTGACTATAGACAGTGGGCTTAGCTGGCCAGAGGCAAGCCAAGCACTGTGGAGCTGGTCAGTTAGGAGACCCATCAGCACATACCTAGTCAGAGCTCTCTTGGTGTGAGTTCCTGCCAGGCTGGTGCAGGTTGGATGCCCGTTATGGCAGCTGTTTGGCTATCTGATAATTGGCCATGGAGCTTCTATAACTCAGATACCATAGACGTCTGAGAAAGAGCAAATAGAATAAAGGCTACCACCCCAGGACATGGTGTCAGCCTAGGCCTCCAGTGCGAGCATACCACAGGTCCCTCTACATTTGTCCCTTGTGGCTCTGTCTAAGCTGtgagtctttttttgttttgtcttgttttgttttgtttttcaagacagggtttctctgtgtagccttggctgtcctggactcactttgtagaccaggctggcctcgaactcatagtgatcctcctgcctctgcctcctgagtgctgtgattaaaggtgtgcatcaccacgcccggcctaaatTGTGAGTCTTCGCCCTGAGCTCATGTTCAGTCATTGCAGTCGAAATCCCCTGGCTGAAGGGCTTCAGGGTTTCAGGGGTGTGACCTGGCTGATAGGCACTTGAGGTCAGGGAGGCAGCCTTGGAGCAGAGCTAATGTGCAGGCTGGCTCTGTCTTCCGTTCTAGAGCTGCTGCTGGGCGTGGGCAGCTGTGTACATGCTGTTTCAGCTCCTCTCTCCTTAAAAGAGAAAgtgctgccgggcgtggtggcgcacacctttaatcccagcacttgggaggcagaggcaggtgggttgctgttgagttcgaggccagcctgctctacaaagtgagtccaggacagccaaggctacacagagaaaccttgtttcaaaaaaccagagagagagagaaagtgccaCTGGGGTGAGTGATGGGCTGTGGGGTACATGTGGCTGCCTGAGTAGTTGCCCTTACTGATTGTGTCAGGGCCAGCGTATGAGGAACAGCCCTGTAGTGCTTTGAGGACAGCACATCAGCTGGACAAGACAGAGGCCAGGGTATGTGCCAGCAGTGGGTCTGCCAGAACTCAGGCAGACAAAACTGAGAAGAGCCCAAGGGGGCTGGGCACTGAGCATGGTGGGCGCCAGCCCTGAACAGGGTGGGGCTGGTGGAGAACCAGAGCTGCAGCTCAAGCTGAGTGTTGGGAGGAAAACATGGGCTGTGGCAGAGCAGCCGAGTACCCAGCTTAGGAACTACAAGCTGCCGAGGAATTGAGGGTGACAGCCAAGGCGTGGTGAtgcagggagagggtgggagcTGATCTGAAGCTCTTGTGAGTAGACCCACTCCCCAGCCAAGCAGTGGGCTGAATCCAGGAAGTCTGGCTGGTGGCTGCAAGAAGAGGCTCCGATAAAGCAGGTGGGAGCTATCCCGTTAAGTGTTGAAAGTCAGAGCGTTCCTGGGCCGGTCATCTTCCTGACAGTGACATTTCTATCAACCTCTTCTTGTCCTCCTAGTTTGATCTCCTGGAGATGGACCGGCTAGAGAGGCCCCTGGTCAACCTGCCCCTCCTTCTGGACCCATCCTCTTACGTACCTGACACAGTGGACCTCACTGATGACGCTCTGGCCCGTCAGTACTGGCTCACATGCTTTGAGGAGGCCCTGGACGGGGTGAGGCTCCAAAACACAGCAAGTGGAGACCCTGAGGTCTCCCAGGCCCTGGGCTGCTACAGGGCTTAGCCGGCTCCATCCCTGTGAGGACCAACAGGGAAAAGAAGGCTGAAGTGGTGTGGTCTTAGTGAGAGGAGAGTATCTCTGTCTCAGACAGAATGTACAGAGTGCACTGCAGTGAGGGCGTGCTTCGGGAAAGTGGATTCTGTGAGCAGCACGTGCCTTCCTGGCCACGTCTGTCAAGTAGGCAAGCCATCCCACAGACCTCTttgctttttgcatttttttagagagagggtctttctctgtagcccagactgaattgaaattcactgtgtagcccagctttttctcaaactcaagatcctgctgcctcagccttttgagttctgggattatagaggCCTGAGCCACTAGGCCAGGTACCTACTCTGATTTTGACATGGATAGGGTTATCTGGAGCTTTGTGGGACCTCTACTCTGCTcacttttttctgtctctgtaggAATCTGACAGAAATCATAGGAAGAACTTTTCTTACACTTACAGAAATTTCAGGCTATGGTCTGCCTCACGACAAAGCCTCCTTGTGGGCCCATGAGGCGGCATGGTAGAGCAAAGCTGCTCTCTCTCTGGCccccaggaagcagggagggagaggttgGAAGGAGCCAGGCCTTCACTCTAAAGGTGCTCCCAGCTCTCAAAGggcagagacgggcagatctcagtgagtctgaggccagtctggtctacctgGGGAATTCAAAGccttccagggctacacagagagatcctgtctcaatacatatgtacatacatacatacacataaacacacatgcatgcatacatacatacatacatacatacatgcatacacacacacacacacacatatacgcatgtgtgcacacacacacacttcaagggCAAGCCCCTTGTGACTGCTTTCTCTCATATTGTAATACTTCACCATAGTCTTACCATTTTCAGTCCATCAGTGAAGAGCTCTTGTGATCCAGCCGCCTTGCAAAGGCACAACTCTGAGCACTGCTTGCAAcagggaccaagccttcaacacatgggcTGTTTTGGGAATACTTCAAATTCAAGCCATATGTCTCCTTGTTCATTTTCTACCTTTCCCAGTGCCAGCTCTGTGTATGGTGGTAGTGCCAGCTTCTGGGAGGTGTTGGGGCAGGGCTGCAGCAGCTAAACTTTGAGTTCAGGCAAGGTAGAAGGTTGTGGCCACAGCAGGAATGCTCACCCCTCCTTCAGACATTGGGTATGTGCAGTGAAAGACACAGCCCTGGACCCCAAGCGCCTCCTCTTGGTGGACAAACGTCAGAGCCTTGTTTTTTATACCTGCCAGCGAGGGCTTGCCGTCTCTCCTGTctcccagagcagcagcaggatgCTCATCAAGGGTCGAGTCTTTAAAAGCTGAAGCACCAGACAGGCAGGCTTCTCACCATTGCTGTGTTTCCAGCTGTGCAGGTGCGCTCCAGCACAGCTGGGCAACGCCTGCTGCCTTTGCCTGCCCTGGGGCTGTTCCTGCCCCTGGGGAGCTTATCTGACCCCTGTGTGCTTGGCAGGTGGTGAAGCGAGCtgtggccagccagccagaatcCATAGACGCAGCTGAGAGGGCAGAGAAGTTCCGGCAGAAGTACTGGGGCAAGCTGCAGACACTGCGCCACCAGCCCTTGTGAGTCATGTGACCCAGGCCACCCCCTGGCTGTGGGCCACTGATGAAGGGGTTCCCTTCTTGTCACAGGGACTGTGACTGGCCTGGTGGGTGGATGAAGCCCATGCCAGATGGTCTCTTCTGCCTGTGTGCAAGGGTCTCACTGGgctttcctgagctctgggaggCCTCTTTCTCAGCCGTCTCCATCCTGCTTTCATCCCAGTGCTTACGGGACCCTGACTGTGCGCAGCCTGCTGGACACCAGAGAGCACTGTTTGAATGAGTTCAACTTCCCAGACCCCTACTCCAAGGTGAGCCCTGGCtgcagggggcagaggaagggctTGGTGGCATTCTGTTGTGCCAAGCTCAGGAGGTCTGAGCCACACTGTCTGGGAGCTGGGGTGCAGCTCCTGTTGCCCCATGTGTCGGCACTCCTCAGATCCCCTGGCTGGGAGCTGTGGGCCCCTTCTTTCCCTGACATCAAGTACCTTGTCCCTTCCTCACCTACCCAAGCGCAGTGGCCTCTGGAGGTGTGTATCCTTGGGCCTCCTGACTCCATTTAATCTTGTGAGCCAaattgtctctctgcctcaacTAACACATGTGGGCCCGAGGACTCCCAGCAGTGGGGGTGGCTCCTCAGGAGCATGACATAAGCGTCCCCTTCCCCTGGGTAGTCACTGTTGGCAGTCTCAGTGAGCCTCCTAGGTCCACACCCTGCAGAGACCTCCTTAGAGGCTACAGGGTGGTGAGAGCGGCAGTGAAGCAGCATCTGTGTCTCCCCCACAGgtgaagcagaaggaaaatggCCTGGCGTTGAAGTACTTTCAGAGTGTGACACGCTCACTGGACTCCCTGGGCTGGGAAGAGCGGCAGCTGGCTCTGGTGAAGGGGCTGTTAGCTGGGAATGTCTTTGACTGGGGAGCCAAGGCCGTGTCTGAGTAAGTGTCTGAGGCCTATGCACCgagtcccttccttctcccctgagGTGGCTCAGAACTGGTTTATTCTGTGGCTGAAGTAAGCCATTCTACCACCAGGCTGTCTAGACCCAGACCCAACTTGTTTTGGGTTGGCCCTGCTTTTACAGTGATGGGCAAGAGCCCAAGGGCAGGCACATGCCACAGTGAGGTAGATCTGAGCTTTAGGGTAAAAGTCCAAATTCATCGTAACTAAATACAGCAGCATGTTTCTAAGGAGCACCAAGGACCCTCTGCTGGAGCAGCGGTGAGTTGCTGTCTCTGCTGACTGACCCAGGCCTAAGCCTCACTGGGTGACCAGGCCACTTGCCTGGTGTAGGACCACACTGAGAAGGGGTGTtcactctcctgcctcacctcatCACAGCCGCCATCTGAGGCCCAGGCCCAGTGTGTGGTGGCAAGGTAACCTAGGCTGCCAGCCATGGAGGGAGCCTGCCCACTGCTCTGAGTAGCTCTGAACGCTTACACTATGCTGAGGGGATCTGTTGATGTCTGCAGTGTTCCCCACCGTGAGTCCCTATCCTCACAGCACAGCTGGGAGACACCTCGCCATGTTGGCTTGGGTTGAAATGCTTGGTTTGCAGTTTTGCttcatttcaattttctcttctctACACAGTGTCCTTGAATCAGACCCCCAGTTTGGGTttgaagaagcaaagagaaagttGCAAGGTATGGACGCCATGGGTGCTTCAGTGCCCTGGGAGGGCGGGCGGCTAGCTTTGCAGAAGAAGTTAGACAGCAGGGTGAGGGCAGCTCCTAGTTGCCGGGAAACCATGTAGGTGCGGGATGCGAGGGCCCTCCCCTTGCTGacactgcctcagcttccctgacGAGAGCTCCTGTCTCCACAGAGCGGCCCTGGCTGGTGGATTCCTACACCAAGTGGCTCCACAGGTTAGAGGTAGGTAAGgcgcctcagctcctgcccttgGGGGTTGGAGCACAGAGTCTGGACCTAGCCAAAGAGGGTGGCCACCACGGCACTGGGCTAGTTGTAGCATGGTGTAGCAGACCACACAGTATAACCCGCAGCCCACACCTTGGAACTCACAAGCTCCCACCTGAGAACCTAATGTCAGAAGTCAGAGTCAGGTATGACTCAGTGAGAGAAcagctgccctgtgtgtgtgaggttctgggttccatcAGGTACCACAGGAAGAAAGATGTCCCCAGTCCCTGCATGACTTCCTGCAGTGACCACTGGCTAAGTCACCTGGCCTTGGGACAAACTGCTTTGTCCCCACTGCCTGCCACATTCTGAGATCCTGTGCCTGGACCCCATAGGGACCTGGGGGTGTAGAGAGCTGTACTTCCTGCAGTGACCACTGGCTAAGTCACCTGGCCTTGGGACAAACTGCCCTGTCCCCACTACCCCCATAGGGACCTGGGGGTGTAGAGAGCTGTGCTGTGTGAAGCGCTTGACGCACCTGTTCCCAACTGAACGTCCTGGTTTTGTCTTACAGGGGGCCCCTCATAAATGTGCCTTAATTTTCGCAGATAACAGTGGAATAGACATCATTTTGGGAGTCTTCCCCTTTGTCAGGGAGCTACTCCTTAGAGGGACTGAGGTGAGTGAAAAGGCTGACTGGGCGGGACCTTCCCCTGGGCTTCTCCGCTGTTGGGGGGGTTGGCGTTGCTGTGGGCTTCTGGCGCTGGTCAGAGCTACATTTGTGGCAGGTGAGTACAGGTGAGGCCAGGAAACACCTGGGCCTTTTGGGCGTGGGCTGGAGTTTAAGGTCTgggttctctctgcttcctgtttcctggaAAGGTGTTTTCCAGAGGCTAGGGAATACGTGAAGCAGTTATCCTGATGTGAGAGGCAGGCTGGGATGGAGGAGAGGCAACGGAGCAGGCTCTGAGCACGGCCCTGCCTCTCAGGAGCCACAGAGCCCTGAGATTGTTTGGGGCCCTGCTGCCCAGCAGAGGGCTTCTACTTGGAGCCTGCCAGGAACAGCTGTGGTGATTTTTGGCCACATTAAGTAACAGCCCAAGTTCTAAAGAgctgccgcccctcccccactgtagGTCATCTTGGCATGCAACTCAGGCCCTGCCCTGAATGATGTGACCTACAGTGAGTCCCTCATTGTGGCAGAGCGTATTGCAGCCATGGACCCCGTCATCTGGTAGGTTCTGGCCGCCCCATCCATGGTGAGCCAGGCAGGGGTAGGAGACATGCAGAGAAAGGCTCCCAAGGGGGTCAGTCTCAGGGCCTTTCCTGGGCCTGACTGCCTGCTTTTCTATAGCTCTGCACTCAGAGAAGACAGGCTACTGCTGGTGCAGACCGGTTCCAGCTCCCCGTGCCTGGATCTCAGGTAACCCAGCCTTCCTTTCTGCTGCTCTGCAAGGCACCAAAACAAGCTGTGCTGCGGCTTCCCCTAAATGCGACCCAGGTAGCCATGTCCTCCTGGAGGGCAGCTGGGCAGCTGCCCCGGGCTCCGGGCCTCGGGGCCCTCCTGTAGTAGGGGCGCCACTCCATCACTCCACAGGTAGTCAGTGTCCTCCACttcactgcttttattttattttatttaacatttatttacttactgtaaGTATATGTGTGAGGGCCACAgcttgtgtagaggtcagaggacaacttgcagcgCTTGTTTTTCGCCTTTCGCCATGTGGGTTCTATGAACCAAACTCAAGGCATCAGGCTTGGTAGAAAAGTAcctaagccactgagccatcttgccggccgCCCTTCAGTGCTTCCTACAAAGAGTGCACTGTACTGGGCAAAGGAGGTGACAGAAATGTGGGCACTAGGGAAACCAGGTCATGCTGGAAGTGCCGTTCCTGGCCAGTAGTGGGAAGGTCACTGCTGGGAGGCCCTGGGGAAAGGTCCCCGTCCCTTCCTGGTTGCCACCTTTAAGGGAACAGGGTTGGTGTCCACTAAGGAGTTGAGTGCAGGTTGTGGCCAGTCCCTTGCCCAGACTCACTGCGGCCTTCTTCCCTGAAGCCGCCTGGACAAGGGGCTGGCCGTGCTGGTGCGGGAGCGCGGTGCAGACCTGGTGGTCATCGAGGGAATGGGCCGTGCCATCCACACCAACTACCACGCAGCGCTGCGCTGTGAGAGCCTCAAGCTGGCAGTGGTGAAGAATGCCTGGCTGGCCGAGCGGCTAGGTGGCCAGCTCTTCAGTGTCATCTTCAAATACGAGGTTCCCACCAAGTGAGACACGTAGTCCGCCACATCTGTCTGCTTGTCCCTCGTCAGGAACGTGGTTCCCTGCGAGGAACCTGTGCTCACAGGGAGTATTGGTCCCGTGCTCCTGGGACTGACAGTGTGTGCACCAGGCCCACCCAACCCAGCGTTTGTCCTGTGGAGCACTTGTGTTGGAATGTATTTAACTGTTAAataatcttttatatatatatacatatatatatataaatatataaatacacatgtatCCATCTGGTGAgaaacagtgcctggcacagcagGTCTCCCAGACATCAGATCATTTTCTCTGTGCTCCCGAGTGGACGATGGCGACCCCTCTGGTGCTGCTTAGTGCTGAACTTGCAGTCCTGTCCCGTCCCTCCTTGGGTCTCAGTGTTTCCCTCATCCCCATGTCTtgactcagcagcagcagcaccgcGTGCCTAGCCGCCGAGCCAGCTCCAGTCCCTAAGGCTCCTGGGGACAGCACAAGCCGCTAAGCTGCACTCCTGACTCAAGAGCCGGTAGAGAGCAAGCTCGTCATGGAGGACCCTCAAGGGCTCTTGCAGGGAGCGAGGCAGAGCCCAGCAACCTGTGTGGGTTTTGTTGCTATGGCATTGATTTCAGTCCCCAGGGCTTGGTGTCTGGGAGTGCTGTGAGATGCCTCAGGTATACTGACATGTCCCCGGGGGTGGATATGTGCAGGGCAGCACAGGTATAGTGGCGGAGCCTTGTTCTTAGTGCCTGGGGCTGACACCAGTTCCACCAAGCCCCTGCAGGTAGAAGCAGGTCAGCCGAGAGGCACAGCGGATGcccaccacccagctgagctcACCTTTCAGGGCGGTAGCTGCTGCGAGTGCCAGTGCCCAAGCAATGTGATAGGGCCTGGACCTGGGGCCAGAGTAGTCTAGACTTACCCCACCCCTTTCCATGCCCCCAGAGGTTTTCAGTGGCCATTTGAGGCCCTGCCTGATGCCCTCACTGCCCTGGATGTTGAGGTGGACCGTACCACCTAtgatgtgtgtgtggcagtgacTCCCTGTGTGCCAGCCCTTAGGCAGTGCCTATAGACAGGTAGAATTGTGGTCTGGCCCTCCCACAGatagccaccagggggcagcaggcACCACACAAGGCACCATCCTGAGGTTCTACTATCAGCAGTCTCAGTCCCacttccccacctcccagcctaGCGCAGGGGCCTCAAATCATCAGCTTGGGTAGCTGTGGGCCCCAAACCAGGGATCTAGTGTCACAAGTTTTTATTCCCAGACTGGGGTATGCTCCTTGGTCCCCAGCTCAGATGAGAAAGCCCTCCCTGTTTGAGCAGGCTTCCTGCAGGTGGGGCCTAGAACTGTCCAAACCCAGGAAGATGCCCTAGTTCCCACCCCAGCTCCGGTTAGGGTGAATGCGGGCCCACCCTGGGGCAGGGTCACATGGCCCCTGAGTCCCACATCTGCCTTAGCTGGGTCTTCAGAAGAGGTGAGCAGGAGATGGGCAGTGCCCCGGCTCTGAGTATATGTTAGTGAGGTGTGCAGTGCCCCGGCTCTGAGCGTACGTtagtgaggtgggcagtgcccCGGCTCTGAGCGTACGTTAGTGAGGTGTGCAGTGCCCGGCTCTGAGCGTACATtagtgaggtgggcagtgcccCGGCTCTGAGTATATGTtagtgaggtgggcagtgcccCGGCTCTGAGCGTACGTtagtgaggtgggcagtgcccCGGCTCTGAGCGTACGTtagtgaggtgggcagtgcccGGCTCTGAGCGTACATtagtgaggtgggcagtgcccCGGCTCTGAGTGGACATTAGTGAGGTGGGTAGTGCCCCGGCTCTGAGTATATGTTAGTGAGGTGTGCAGTGCCCCGGCTCTGAGCGTACATtagtgaggtgggcagtgcccCGGCTCTGAGCGTACATtagtgaggtgggcagtgcccCGGCTCTGAGTGGACATtagtgaggtgggcagtgcccGGCTCTGAGTGTATGTTAGTGAGGTGTGCAGTGCCCCGGCTCTGAGCGTACGTtagtgaggtgggcagtgcccGGCTCTGAGTGGACATtagtgaggtgggcagtgcccCGGCTCTGAGTGGACATtagtgaggtgggcagtgcccCGGCTCTGAGCGTACGTtagtgaggtgggcagtgcccCGGCTCTGAGCGTACGTtagtgaggtgggcagtgcccCGGCTCTGAGCGTACATTAGTGAGGTGTGCAGTGCCCCGGCTCTGAGTGGACATtagtgaggtgggcagtgcccCGGCTCTGAGTGGACATtagtgaggtgggcagtgcccCGGCTCTGAGCGTACATtagtgaggtgggcagtgcccCGGCTCTGAGTGGACATtagtgaggtgggcagtgcccCGGCTCTGAGCGTACGTtagtgaggtgggcagtgcccGGCTCTGAGTGGACATtagtgaggtgggcagtgcccCGGCTCTGAGTGGACATtagtgaggtgggcagtgcccCGGCTCTGAGTGGACATtagtgaggtgggcagtgcccCGGCTCTGAGCGTACGTtagtgaggtgggcagtgcccGGCTCTGAGCGTACATTAGTGAGGTGTGCAGTGCCCCGGCTCTGAGTGGACATtagtgaggtgggcagtgcccGGCTCTGAGCGTACGTtagtgaggtgggcagtgcccCGGCTCTGAGTGGACATtagtgaggtgggcagtgcccCGGCTCTGAGCGTACGTtagtgaggtgggcagtgcccCGGCTCTGAGCGTACATtagtgaggtgggcagtgcccCGGCTCTGAGTGGACATtagtgaggtgggcagtgcccGGCTCTGAGCGTACGTtagtgaggtgggcagtgcccCGGCTCTGAGTGGACATtagtgaggtgggcagtgcccGGCTCTGAGTGTATGTtagtgaggtgggcagtgcccCGGCTCTGAGTGTATGTtagtgaggtgggcagtgcccGGCTCTGAGTGTACGTTAGTGAGGTGTGCAGTGCCCCGGCTCTGAGCGTACGTtagtgaggtgggcagtgcccCGGCTCTGAGTGGACATtagtgaggtgggcagtgcccCGGCTCTGAGCGTACGTtagtgaggtgggcagtgcccGGCTCTGAGTGGACATtagtgaggtgggcagtgcccCGGCTCTGAGTGGACATtagtgaggtgggcagtgcc from Acomys russatus chromosome 29, mAcoRus1.1, whole genome shotgun sequence encodes the following:
- the Pank4 gene encoding 4'-phosphopantetheine phosphatase isoform X1, with the protein product MAERGASGGGSGGDSLDKSITLPPDEIFRNLENAKRFAIDIGGSLTKLAYYSTVQHKVAKVRSFDHPGKDVEQDHEPPYEISVQEEITARLHFIKFENTYMEACLDFIRDHLVNTETKVIQATGGGAYKFKDLIEEKLRLKVDKEDVMTCLIKGCNFVLKNIPHEAFMYQKDADPEFRFQTNHPNIFPYLLVNIGSGVSIVKVETEDRFEWIGGSSIGGGTFWGLGALLTKTKKFDELLQLASRGRHANVDMLVQDIYGGAHQTLGLSGNLIASSFGKSATADREFSKEDMAKSLLHMISNDIGQLACLYAKLHGLDRVYFGGFFIRGHPVTMRTITYSINFFSKGEVQALFLRHEGYLGAIGAFLKGAEQDNPNQYSWGENYAASSGLMSASPELCPTQRARSGTFDLLEMDRLERPLVNLPLLLDPSSYVPDTVDLTDDALARQYWLTCFEEALDGVVKRAVASQPESIDAAERAEKFRQKYWGKLQTLRHQPFAYGTLTVRSLLDTREHCLNEFNFPDPYSKVKQKENGLALKYFQSVTRSLDSLGWEERQLALVKGLLAGNVFDWGAKAVSDVLESDPQFGFEEAKRKLQERPWLVDSYTKWLHRLEGAPHKCALIFADNSGIDIILGVFPFVRELLLRGTEVILACNSGPALNDVTYSESLIVAERIAAMDPVICSALREDRLLLVQTGSSSPCLDLSRLDKGLAVLVRERGADLVVIEGMGRAIHTNYHAALRCESLKLAVVKNAWLAERLGGQLFSVIFKYEVPTK
- the Pank4 gene encoding 4'-phosphopantetheine phosphatase isoform X2, with translation MSASPELCPTQRARSGTFDLLEMDRLERPLVNLPLLLDPSSYVPDTVDLTDDALARQYWLTCFEEALDGVVKRAVASQPESIDAAERAEKFRQKYWGKLQTLRHQPFAYGTLTVRSLLDTREHCLNEFNFPDPYSKVKQKENGLALKYFQSVTRSLDSLGWEERQLALVKGLLAGNVFDWGAKAVSDVLESDPQFGFEEAKRKLQERPWLVDSYTKWLHRLEGAPHKCALIFADNSGIDIILGVFPFVRELLLRGTEVILACNSGPALNDVTYSESLIVAERIAAMDPVICSALREDRLLLVQTGSSSPCLDLSRLDKGLAVLVRERGADLVVIEGMGRAIHTNYHAALRCESLKLAVVKNAWLAERLGGQLFSVIFKYEVPTK